In Vigna angularis cultivar LongXiaoDou No.4 chromosome 8, ASM1680809v1, whole genome shotgun sequence, one DNA window encodes the following:
- the LOC108323310 gene encoding leucine-rich repeat extensin-like protein 3, with the protein MSSILVILLLSLTYGSFSEANHDKRLPSASVVGTVYCDTCFQLDFSRGSHFISGALVGIECKDGNSVQRFKKEVKTDENGEFKVQLPFKVRKHVRRIKGCTFKLINSSEPHCAVASVSTSSSMSLKTRNQREQVFSAGLFSFKPVEKPNFCNKKQSVQNSNPHVSVKPFSEIPPKVQTTVFKSNPTKSSDKSQSNKDLAEDFFFPPNPFFPPPLIPNPFQPPPLIPNPFQPPPLIPNPFQPPSPPLIPNPFQPPSPPPFIPNPFQPPPSPHAPFIPNPFQPPPSPPPSLFPPFPPIVIPGLTPSPPPPPPPAPIFPIPPFPPLFPPLFPPPHSPGTPASSKNTSP; encoded by the exons ATGTCTTCGATCCTTGTAATTCTGCTTCTCAGCCTCACATACGGTAGTTTTTCTGAGGCTAACCATGACAAGAGGCTTCCTTCTGCTTCTGTGGTTGGCACTGTCTACTGTGACACATGTTTTCAACTGGATTTTTCTAGGGGAAGCCATTTTATTTCAG GTGCCTTAGTAGGTATAGAATGTAAAGATGGGAATTCAGTACAAAGATTCAAGAAAGAAGTGAAGACAGATGAAAATGGGGAATTCAAAGTGCAGCTACCTTTCAAAGTGAGGAAACATGTGAGGAGAATCAAAGGGTGTACTTTCAAGTTAATAAATAGCAGTGAGCCTCACTGTGCGGTGGCATCAGTTTCCACCTCTTCTTCAATGAGTCTTAAGACAAGAAATCAAAGAGAACAGGTATTCTCAGCAGGGTTGTTCTCATTCAAGCCTGTAGAAAAGCCAAACTTTTGTAACAAAAAACAGAGTGTTCAAAACTCCAATCCACATGTTTCTGTGAAACCCTTTTCAGAAATTCCACCAAAAGTTCAAACTACAGTGTTCAAATCCAATCCAACTAAAAGTTCAGACAAATCTCAATCAAATAAAGATTTAGCCGAAGATTTCTTTTTTCCTCCAAATCCATTTTTTCCACCACCATTGATTCCTAATCCATTTCAGCCTCCTCCCCTCATTCCAAACCCCTTTCAACCACCTCCTCTTATTCCAAACCCTTTTCAACCACCAAGCCCACCACTCATTCCCAACCCATTCCAGCCACCAAGCCCACCACCCTTCATCCCTAACCCATTCCAGCCTCCTCCAAGCCCACATGCACCCTTCATTCCTAACCCATTCCAGCCTCCACCCAGCCCACCACCATCTTTGTTTCCTCCTTTTCCACCAATAGTAATACCAGGTTTAACtccatcaccaccaccacctccaccaCCAGCACCAATTTTCCCTATTCCTCCTTTCCCTCCACTGTTCCCACCTCTATTCCCTCCACCTCACAGTCCTGGCACACCTGCTTCTTCCAAGAATACTTCTCCTTGA